The DNA region GTCTTACCTACTTTTGGCTGTGCAACGATCAATCCACGTTGGCCTTTACCGATTGGGGTAAATAAATCCATAATTCTCGTACTGTATTGTGTAGGAGAGGTTGCTAGATTTAATTTTTCAAATGGGAACAATGGAGTCAAATAGTCAAATGGTACGCGGTCACGTACTTCATCTGGACGTTTGCCATTAATCTGTTCCACTTTTAATAATGCAAAATATTTTTCACCATCTTTGGGAGGACGTACACTTCCGTAAACGGTATCACCCGTTTTCAAACCAAACAATTTGATCTGAGATGGAGATACGTATACATCATCTGGAGAGGATAAATAATTATAATCAGAAGATCTTAAAAATCCATAACCGTCAGGCATCATTTCCAAAACACCTTCACCTAAAATAGATCCTTCAAATTCTTGATTGAAAGCAACTTCTTTTTTGGTTAGTGGTTTAGGTTGTTGTCTTACAATCTCTTGTGGTGCAACTTCCTCTTGGATATCTTCTTCTTCTTCCTCATCATCAAAAAAAGAACCGTTTGCCAAGTCAAAATTTTCACCTTCTAAAGGATCTCCTTTAATATCCATAGAATCGTCTTTCAACAAATCCATAAATGCTTGAGGTATGGTTGGAAGTTCACTATCAGGAATAAGCCCTTCTAAGATTTCTTCATTTTCTTCGTTTGTATTTTCTGGTTCAGGATTAACATTTACTATTTCACTTTCCTCAACATGATCATCTGATTTTTTCCTTTTAACCAATTTGCGAGGTCTTAATTTAGGTGTATCAGCTTTCGCATCGGCCTCAGGATCGTCCGTTTTTTCAATTTCAATAGGCTCTTCAACTTCTACATCTACCGGCTCTGCAACAATTTCTGTTGTTTTAGCAGTCGCTTTCGCTTTAGTTGTCCTTTTCTTTTTGGTAGGCGTAGTAGATTCGGTCTCTACGTTTGGTTTTTTTTCACTAGCCATAACAGCTTGTTTGTCTAAAATTTTATAAATTAATTCTTGCTTGTCAGCACCTTTGACTTCGTCTTTTAG from Rhizosphaericola mali includes:
- the rho gene encoding transcription termination factor Rho: MYDILQLNSMRVTELRKLAAQMELKDEVKGADKQELIYKILDKQAVMASEKKPNVETESTTPTKKKRTTKAKATAKTTEIVAEPVDVEVEEPIEIEKTDDPEADAKADTPKLRPRKLVKRKKSDDHVEESEIVNVNPEPENTNEENEEILEGLIPDSELPTIPQAFMDLLKDDSMDIKGDPLEGENFDLANGSFFDDEEEEEDIQEEVAPQEIVRQQPKPLTKKEVAFNQEFEGSILGEGVLEMMPDGYGFLRSSDYNYLSSPDDVYVSPSQIKLFGLKTGDTVYGSVRPPKDGEKYFALLKVEQINGKRPDEVRDRVPFDYLTPLFPFEKLNLATSPTQYSTRIMDLFTPIGKGQRGLIVAQPKVGKTVLLKEVANAIATNHPECYLMVVLIDERPEEVTDMERSVKAEVIASTFDEPADKHVKVSAIALQKAKRLVECGHDVVILLDSITRLARAHNTVAPASGKVLSGGVEANAMQKPKQFFGAARKIENGGSLTILATALIDTGSKMDEVIFEEFKGTGNMELALDRRLANKRIYPAIDLVSSSTRRDDLLLDREVLTRMNVLRVYLSDMKTEEAMNDLLRKMRGTKNNEEFLASMNG